The following are encoded together in the Lactuca sativa cultivar Salinas chromosome 1, Lsat_Salinas_v11, whole genome shotgun sequence genome:
- the LOC111916642 gene encoding 2-Cys peroxiredoxin BAS1, chloroplastic, with the protein MACSSASAALLSSTNPRNSSYISPKSSSNLSQTLSFSNSSSINFRSKSLRSNLPARASTTRHSGFVVKAGLPLVGNVAPDFEAEAVFDQEFIKVKLSDYIGKKYVILFFYPLDFTFVCPTEITAFSDRHAEFDKINTEILGVSVDSVFSHLAWVQTDRKSGGLGDLNYPLVSDVTKSISKAFNVLIEDQGIALRGLFIIDKEGVIQHSTINNLAIGRSVDETLRTLQALQFVQENPDEVCPAGWKPGEKSMKPDPKLSKEYFAAV; encoded by the exons ATGGCTTGTTCATCTGCTTCAGCTGCTCTTCTTTCTTCTACAAACCCTAGAAACTCCTCTTACATTTCCCCCAAATCATCATCCAATCTTTCTCAAACCCTAAGTTTTTCCAACTCTTCCTCCATCAACTTCCGATCCAAGTCCCTCCGCTCCAACCTCCCCGCTCGCGCTTCTACCACCCGTCACAGTGGATTCGTTGTCAAAGCG GGACTACCACTAGTTGGAAATGTCGCACCAGACTTCGAAGCAGAAGCTGTTTTTGATCAAGAGTTCATCAAG GTTAAGCTCTCTGACTACATTGGGAAGAAATACGTGATTCTCTTCTTCTACCCTCTCGACTTCACTTTTGTTTGCCCAACTG AAATCACTGCTTTCAGTGATCGCCATGCCGAATTTGACAAGATAAACACTGAAATTTTGGGTGTTTCTGTCGACAGTGTG TTCTCCCATCTTGCATGGGTTCAAACAGATAGAAAATCCGGAGGCCTTGGTGATTTGAACTATCCATTGGTTTCTGATGTCACCAAATCAATTTCAAAAGCTTTCAATGTTCTGATCGAAGATCAG GGAATCGCATTGAGAGGGCTTTTCATAATTGATAAAGAAGGTGTTATTCAGCATTCCACAATCAACAATCTTGCAATTGGGAGAAGTGTAGATGAAACATTGAGAACACTTCAG GCATTGCAATTTGTACAAGAGAACCCAGATGAAGTATGCCCAGCTGGATGGAAGCCAGGGGAGAAGTCAATGAAGCCAGATCCTAAACTCAGCAAGGAATACTTTGCAGCAGTATGA